The following DNA comes from Vigna radiata var. radiata cultivar VC1973A chromosome 4, Vradiata_ver6, whole genome shotgun sequence.
TAAAGAAATTTTCTTTAGAGTCtcgatgtgttatatatttggcCCACCTATGGAGCATAGGGTggaaattttcttctcttcGAGGACATATGCATATgtttataattacttttcatttttgtatgtAAACTTCATCTTTAACGAAGTTAATTTGGTGGATTTCTTTGTAATTTATGAATGTATTTAACGTGTTCTCGAACATAAACCTAATAATCCTTTAAGTTCACGTAGTGTTACCATTATTgtattgatattttctttttctttctttatttttttttttacgtagTCCAATAGCGAgtgaaatgataaatttaatagaTAACAAATCTCATTACGATAGACTTTAAATAATGattctgatatcatgttaaaaagtgaattttaaatctaattcaactttataaaatggacttataagataagatttacaaactgatttttatcactaattaaTACGGGACATCCAACACAAATCTCTCATacctaataatacatatttaacgttaaactagacattaatggaagATTCTATAATCACTAAAACAATAGACccaacaatttataaatttaaataggaaaaattctaataataactCTCTATgacattaaaaacattattttattttaatttagttctagAAAATTGAGttagaaaattatttcaaacttaTTAGGAGTTAAGACTTCCAACAATGTTTGACCAAATGTTGCTGAGAAAAGTTGCTTCTTTGCTTATAGAGCCAAGGTCAAAGTATTTGGCtttgtaaaccctaaaccaaatAATTAATGTATGTCACTATAAACCAAAGCTTTGGTGACAGAGTTCTCGAAACCAAAGAATATcgaatgatattttttattgctttctttaaattcttaaatttattatgagtttaatattaatttgattcacATATTGCACTTGAGAGATTTCAAAGACTAACTTCATATATATTGGGGATCAAAATGACCTTTCacaaaaatggaaaaggaaaatttcTGACAGAGGAGGTAGTTAAGTTCGTTGTGCATTGTCGTTTTGATTGCTTCTTCATTTCCGTAGACAAACAAATGCGATTTTCATTACCCTCAAATcccaaatcaagaacattccATTGCCATAATGTCCAATCTTCCTCTTCTTATGGTTTTTCTTTTGGCCCCTGCATTGATGTGTAGCATTGTGGAGTCGATGATGTTCGAGCTGAAATCCCCTCACACGAAGTGCATTTCCGAGGACATTAAGGCCAACACCTTCTCCTCCGGCAATTACCACGTCATTAACCCCAACAGCGTCGGCACCGTTCCTGATCATCACAAGATCATTGTTAGGGTATGGGATTCGATCCTTTTCGATCGTACTCGTTCAGTTTTAATTCGTGAATTTTGATTTTCGtttttaaaacaatatgaaattttttgtgTTATTGTGTCGATACATCATGACATTTACTACGATCTGTATTgcatcaaacacttttaaagaaaactGGAGATTCCTAGAATACATATTATTTATccgtttaattattttatctattctAGAATCAGCATAGAAACTGAgatttttaaaggaaaataatcaagaattttttttaaaaaaggacaGCGCATTGTCTAAATTATCCGATCACAAAtcattaaattagtttttcttcttttttttacatcttttaTATCAATCGTAATACTTTATTGATTTACAATGTAACGTTATCGAtgcataacaattaaattatttcagtTTTGGTGGAAAAAAGAAACAGTTATTTTAAATGGAAATTAAACTTGAAACTTGTccattttttagaaattaaaaatatatttagatttctTCTGCAATAACCTGGAAGTGTGCCTTCCTCCCCAACCGAAGTATGTTAGGTACAAAAGGCAACAAGAACGATTGAATCTCCAATAGTTACTTAGTGTCTACTTGTTAAAAGATTTCGTAATTGTTTTATGCAATGTTTCATTTATTCATATCGGCTTTGCATAACATGGTTTGTTGCCAGGTGCGTTCGCCTAATGGAAATGGTTATCACATTGGAGATAATGTGCTGTATGGTGAGTTTGCATTTACTGCAGCTGAGTCTGGTGATTACAGTGCTTGTTTTACGGTGGCAGCGCATACCACGGATACTGTTACCGTTGATTTTGTTTGGAAAAGTGGGGTTGCTGCCAAGGACTGGAAAAATGGTGGCAGGAAAAGCCACATTGATGTAAGTCTTACCATGTTCCTTCTCATAGAATTCGTTGGAGGAATAGTTTGGAGTCTTACCAATTCGCCATACCTACTTCTCCGTCATATTTATGATTGATTATGCTAAATGCTGTTTACTAGGCATTTTATACTGAACTTTTCTATCCATTACATTCTTCTATCAGGAATGCATATACAAATAATTGCTTCATCCTAGTTTGAGGATGTGGGGAGACTTACTATGAgctataataaattaatatttcctGAGCACGGAGTTGGCTAGAATTTCGAATTGATATTTTGCATTGGTAGTGGGAAGGGGTATATATAATGTCTTACTAGCGTTACCACTTATTTGCAGCTATAAGAGGCACGGTGAAAGACTCCACTTAATATCAATTGTAAGAATATTGAGAGAATCACATCACAAAAGCTAGTCATTGTAGTGGCTAATACAACACCTGAAAGATGTTTCATGAATGAAGTTAATACACATGAATAAGCTAATTCTAAAACACCAACTTATCTTTGTCAGGTAAAGGGATGTCTGATTTATAGATTTAAGCACTTGTGTGTTTTCTAAAGTGTTATTTCTTGACATCTTAGGAAATGGAAATGGAGTTAAAGAAGTTGAATGACGCTGTCACATCTATCCACGACGAGATGTTTTATCTTCGCGAAAGGTAAAAATTCATAGTTTCTGCTTACAAGTTTACCGGTGCTTTTGGTCTCTTTGATTTAGTAAACAATGTTTCTCCATGTGATCTGATGGGTATTGGGTTCTGCTTCACTCATTCAAAGTCTCTTGATAGCAAAATGTATGAAACGTATTGTTGTTGGCTAAGAAAATTTGAACATTTTTCAGAGATGGATCTCTCTCTGTATGCCTAGTGTTAACTACATACTACCAAGTGTTTGTACTATTCAAGAATGATTTGGTCCATGTTGTCATGCAGAATTAAATTCTATTAATTTGTCTTATTACACCCAAAAGAGCGATATGGATGAAATCACTAGACGATTAACCTTCTCACACCACCAAAACAGAAATAAAGAAGGTTTAAAACTAAATCTGACATAACCCTGGTCATTCAATGGGTTGGTGCTCATCATAAAATTTGCCCTTTTAATGCTACCAATATCCTTCTCTCCCGTTTTCCACCTTTTGTAACCAAATTCTTTGATTACATATTTTTTGAGCCTCATAAATATGACAACAAACCAAGGAGAGAAAGGTTTGATGAAACTGACGAATGAGATTcctattttatgtttaaacttTGAAAGGTTCGACTTAGTATGATCACACACTCTCTATTGGAGATTGATCTTTTTATTCATTACAAGGGCAGAGGTTTTGATCAATTTTGATGGCATTTATTTGATGGCTGATACAGGGAGACAGAGAGGCAATTTCTTACGGACGAGACTAACAGCAAGATGTTCAACTAcagttttctttcaattttagtttgCTTGTCTGTGGCTGGTTTGCAACTATGGCATTTGAAGACATTCTTTGAGAGGAAGAAGCTCCTCTAAGATGGGTTTTACTCATTTGGATTTGTTCATTTTGGCACTTGACAGGTTATTGAATGTGTTTCGTTTATAATGACTACAACTTGTTACTTCCAATTGTTTATTATACTGATGGAATGTAACACTGGATTAGTAAATTTCAGATCTTTTTAAGGTTTACAAAATGTATACAGTTGgtttaagtttttatttctaCTGCTACTTACATTACTTGTTTTAATTCATTGCTTTGAAAAACTGACTGAACAGTTTGTCAGATACGAAGGCCTATTAAGATTTTGATGTGCAGTTCAAATAAACTATATCGACTAACTAGAATTAgaaaggttaaaagctcttttttgtcccagttttggttagaaaaattcgaaatggtccttgagttgattttgtgttcaatttcgtcccaaagaacgaatttaatgttcaatttggtccttttcagtaactccgttaaaattgttaacgacaACTAGTCCACATGTTTAACTGCTAAGTGATgtgtcagttttttgctgattgggattttaatgttcaatttggtcctttttagcCGTTAGAATTAGGATCTTTTTAAATTGTGGAACTTGCGAAGAACAACTTCTGCAACTTGAGAAGAACAACTTTGGCCTTGGACATCAGTAACGTGCTTTTGTAATCGGAAAGGACAAACATGGTGAAGTGATGATGCAATTTGGGTTTTTTCATATTAGGGGTTTTCTAATTTAGGTTTACAGTTTTCTGATttgggattttagggttttcttatttaaaattttacagtaTCCTGAATTgagattttagggttttctgaTTTGGGATTTTAGGCTGGCAACATTGTGGTTTGGTTGTTGTTCTCGAGAAGAGGATGATTGTGATTAGGGTTTCGCGTTCTCAATTTAGGGTTTTGTGGTGGTTTCTTGCAGGTTGAGCCATGACCATGGAGGTTTGAAGGAAGGTTTCTCTCATTCTTGCAGATCTTGAGGAGAAGAGAATTAGCCATGATGGCTATGGAACGAGGTTATTAGTGGTTGTGATTTGGGTATGGTTTGTTGTTTCAGATTCATGGTTGCACGAGAGAAAGGAACGAGGAAGCTCTCGCAGTGGCCAACGTGGTGGTGGCCCAAGGGAGATGGTGGTTGCTGCATTGATGGTGGCCaacgaagaagaagatgaaaatctattaataatgaaagaaaagaaaagaaaaagtataaaaagtgaaataaacaAGTTCCACAATttaaaaaggaccaaattgaacattaaaattgaacattaaaatcccagtcagcaaaaaactgacacATCACTTAGCAGTTAAACATGTGGACTAGTtgtcgttaacaattttaacggagttactgaaaaggaccaaattgaacattaaattcgttctttgggacgaaattgaacacaaaatcaactcagggaccatttcgaattttcctaaccaaaactgggaccaaaaagagcttttaaccaattagaaaaaagtaaatagaaaaaaataataataaaaaactgaaaataatgACCGAAAACCAATTTATATCTgtcaataaaatgtttaatcgatgttattttgatagttttctttaaaaaatagaaaaaaaaataattttacataataaacTTGTTATTGttaatagaaattattatttattattgaaattgagACTTTagcattataatatatataatttagattgTTACTGTATATGAATTGGGAATATAtgcataatttctttttttaaatttgatttaaatagtcattacattatgtttttaatattattaatttaattattttaccaatACAAATTTAACCATAATTTAATCACAAAGACTTAAAACAATGATTTTGTATATTGTAttatcttttcaaatttaaaaatttgtgtaaaATCTTCCCTattcctgattttttttttccactatCATGTTCATACAAGGTAAGCATGTCACCAAGACAATGGTACCAGTGGCggaacatttataaaaaaaaataaaaaaattaaaaaaatcgaTATTTAACACccatctataaaaaaaatttaactatttgacaattacatattttttttattatatttatcttctaatttaaaattttaatatatctttttaatgaAAGATATGATAGTTAATCCCGTGTTGctgtataaagaaaaaaaaacacaggtAAAATGGTTGCATATGTATAATTTCAGATTGCTTTATCCTGTCTTATAATTGGattgggaaaaaaaatattgaacaaatggttttttatttttagtttatttttaaattgtatcatGATGACATCACATACATGCTTCGTCACATTTGACATTGTGCAGTTACAGTTAGactcttccttcttccttcttccttctAAGGGAACAGAAAACAGAGGTTACTATAATACCCTCGTCTCATTCGTTCCCAACGTTTGGTATCTGAGGAACAGTCTTCGTCTTGCATTGCAACAACAATGGGAAGCGCCACTGTTGCGTCAACCCTCGTCCAAATGGCCCAGAGGTGCACGTGCATGCGCGACCTCAAGCTCCTCCACGCGCACGCGTTCCGTACCCACCTCGACGACCACGTGGTGGTCCTCGGCAAGCTCTTCCGGTTCGCTGCGGTGTCGCCGTTGGGAGACTTGAGGTACGCTCACCTAATGTTCGATATAATGCCCCACCGAACCACCTTCTTCTACAACACCCTCATACGCGCCCACTCCCATTCCACCTCCCCTTCTCTCTCTTCCCTCTTCTTCAACGTCATGATGCAAAACGACGTCGCCCCGGATCAGTTTTCCTTCACCTTCTTGCTCAAGTCCCGCTCAAGAACCATCCCTTTGACCCACCACAACGACATACATGGTGCTGTTTTGAAGTTTGGGTTTTGCAGCCACTTGCACGTTCAGAACGGGCTGATACACTTGTATGCCCATAGGGGGATGACTCTTTTGGCAAGAAGGGCATTTGAGGATGCTTTGAACCTGGGTTTGAAGGTTGACGTTGTGTCCTGGTCTGGGTTGCTTGTGGCGCACGTAAAGGCTGGTGAGTTGGAAGTTGCGAGGAgggtgtttgatgaaatgccccATAGGGATGTGGTTGCGTGGACTGCCATGTTATCGGGGTATTCCCGGGCTAGGCGACCCAGAGATGCTCTGGAGTTGTTCAGGGAGATGAGGCATGCAGGGGTGTGGCCAGACGAGGTTACCATGGTGAGTGTGATCTCAGCTTGTGCAACTTTGGGAGATGTAGAGACAGGGAGGATGGTTCACCATTTCGTGGAAGAGAATGGGTTTGGTTGGATGGTTGCTCTTTGCAATGCGCTCATTGATATGTATGGGAAGTGTGGATGCTTGGAGGAGGCATGGTACGTGTTTCATGGGATGACGAGAAGGAGCTTGGTCACATGGAACTCAATGATAACCGTATGTGCGAACCATGGGAATGCTGATGATGCTTTCAGGTTGTTTCAACGGATGGTTTGTTCGGGGGTTGTGCCTGATTCAGTGACACTTCTGGCGCTTCTGGTTGCGTTTGCTCATAAAGGGTTGGTGGATGATGGAATTAGATTGTTTGAGAGAATGGAAAGGGACTATGGAGTTGAACCTAGGATTGAGCATTATGGAGCAGTGGTAGATATGTTGGGGCGTGCAGGGCGAATACAGGAGGCTTATGATCTACTTGCAAATATTTCTATTCCATGCAATGATGTTGTTTGGGGAGCTCTGCTTGGAGCTTGCAGGATTCATGGTGATGTTGATATGGGGGAAAAGATTATAAAGAAGTTGCTGGAATTGAAACCAGATGAAGGCGGATACTATATTCTCCTGCGTGATATCTATGTTGCTGCAGGCCGGACAGTTGAAGCCAATGAGATGAGGCAAGCCATGTTAGCTAGTGGAGCAAGGAAAAATCCTGGTTGTAGTTGGGTGGAAGGATGAAATTTAGGTGTGCATCCAAAGCAATCATCATGCAAGGCAATGGTAATAGCCTCTGTGCAGTGCAGGATGTAGATTTGTTTGCAAGGAATCTCCATAAGCCAGTATGTTATTGATTCAAGGCAGTAAATCGGCAAGTAGAATGGTTGAAAGGATTGTTAGATGACCATTTAACTGTTTCCATTCACTGTTGTACTTCAAATTTGAATCAGCCAGCCCATGATTTCTTTAAGTCTCGCTCTTCAATTTTCTGTTGAGCCATTGGTACTGATGAAGATTTTTAGGAACCTACTGTTTCTGTATATATCTCATGAAGCAGCAAGTTTGAAGTTATTCTTGCAAATAAAAGTTGATGATTTAGTTCTATGATGGATTAAACAAGCAGAAGCTGGATCTGACTCTAAAATAATGCCCATCTACAGTTACTCGGTGTTTGCTTCAAAGTTTGGGTCATTACAGTGTGGATATTTTTTCTTTCGTGGAACCAGGTCTAACCATAGATACCATAGCTAGTTGAAATAATGATCAGATGACAGTATCGTGCTGCTGATTGTTGAAGGGTTGTAAACCCTAGTGCTATGAATAAAGTATTCACATACGGGTATGTATATGATTGATCAGATTTGTTCTTTAGCTTGAAGATTTACCGAGGCAATTACGATCTTATACTCACCAGATGAAACACTGTAGTAACACTTCTTTAATATACATTACTCTCTAACTACCTTTATTACAAACCTATATTAGCAGAGAAGTTGAGGCCCAAGGCTCCTATTGAAACCGGCGGGAGTGGTAGTTCGTTTGTCCCGTTTGATTGcggtaaatattaaataattttttaccttATATATTAGCTCTCACAACTTCTTGTGGTGAAGCCCTT
Coding sequences within:
- the LOC106758978 gene encoding pentatricopeptide repeat-containing protein At5g06540: MGSATVASTLVQMAQRCTCMRDLKLLHAHAFRTHLDDHVVVLGKLFRFAAVSPLGDLRYAHLMFDIMPHRTTFFYNTLIRAHSHSTSPSLSSLFFNVMMQNDVAPDQFSFTFLLKSRSRTIPLTHHNDIHGAVLKFGFCSHLHVQNGLIHLYAHRGMTLLARRAFEDALNLGLKVDVVSWSGLLVAHVKAGELEVARRVFDEMPHRDVVAWTAMLSGYSRARRPRDALELFREMRHAGVWPDEVTMVSVISACATLGDVETGRMVHHFVEENGFGWMVALCNALIDMYGKCGCLEEAWYVFHGMTRRSLVTWNSMITVCANHGNADDAFRLFQRMVCSGVVPDSVTLLALLVAFAHKGLVDDGIRLFERMERDYGVEPRIEHYGAVVDMLGRAGRIQEAYDLLANISIPCNDVVWGALLGACRIHGDVDMGEKIIKKLLELKPDEGGYYILLRDIYVAAGRTVEANEMRQAMLASGARKNPGCSWVEG
- the LOC106758747 gene encoding transmembrane emp24 domain-containing protein p24delta9 yields the protein MSNLPLLMVFLLAPALMCSIVESMMFELKSPHTKCISEDIKANTFSSGNYHVINPNSVGTVPDHHKIIVRVRSPNGNGYHIGDNVLYGEFAFTAAESGDYSACFTVAAHTTDTVTVDFVWKSGVAAKDWKNGGRKSHIDEMEMELKKLNDAVTSIHDEMFYLRERETERQFLTDETNSKMFNYSFLSILVCLSVAGLQLWHLKTFFERKKLL